The following are from one region of the Hypomesus transpacificus isolate Combined female unplaced genomic scaffold, fHypTra1 scaffold_89, whole genome shotgun sequence genome:
- the fam78ab gene encoding protein FAM78A isoform X2, which translates to MNDNFYPSVTWGVPVSDSNIPQLSSIRRDQSFTTWLVAINQATAETLVLQTIRWRMQLHIEVDPDRPLGQRATLKEPVAQEQPHVLVKNESIPPNAMVKPNANDAQVLMWRPKSGDPIVVIPPKY; encoded by the coding sequence ATGAATGACAATTTCTACCCCAGTGTGACATGGGGCGTGCCAGTGTCGGACAGCAACATACCCCAGCTCAGCAGCATTCGCCGTGACCAAAGCTTTACTACCTGGCTTGTGGCCATCAACCAGGCTACGGCCGAGACGCTGGTGCTGCAGACCATCCGCTGGAGGATGCAGCTTCATATCGAGGTGGACCCAGACAGGCCCTTGGGCCAGAGGGCCACCCTAAAGGAACCTGTGGCCCAGGAGCAGCCCCATGTCCTTGTCAAGAATGAGTCCATCCCCCCCAACGCCATGGTCAAGCCTAACGCCAACGACGCTCAGGTGCTAATGTGGCGGCCAAAGAGCGGTGATCCCATTGTGGTGATCCCGCCAAAGTACTGA
- the fam78ab gene encoding protein FAM78A isoform X1 — translation MSLSSPDLWTLLWIVLIFNAMGCIHSIRCKPKSFRESIIVLEVNSSIDSNPTSIDESSSVVLRYRTPHFRASARVLVPPVAGKETWTVGWIQACNHMEFYNKYGTKGMSSWELPDLRDGKIQAISDSDGVNYPWYGNTTETCTVVGPTKKDTRFTVSMNDNFYPSVTWGVPVSDSNIPQLSSIRRDQSFTTWLVAINQATAETLVLQTIRWRMQLHIEVDPDRPLGQRATLKEPVAQEQPHVLVKNESIPPNAMVKPNANDAQVLMWRPKSGDPIVVIPPKY, via the exons ATGAGTCTTTCTTCTCCAGACCTCTGGACGTTGTTGTGGATTGTGTTGATATTTAATGCAATGGGCTGTATCCACAGCATTAGGTGTAAGCCAAAGAGTTTCCGTGAAAGTATCATAGTTCTGGAGGTGAACTCCTCCATTGACTCCAACCCTACCAGCATTGACGAGTCATCCAGCGTGGTTCTGCGCTATAGGACACCGCACTTCCGAGCCTCTGCTCGAGTTCTGGTGCCACCTGTAGCCGGGAAAGAGACGTGGACCGTTGGCTGGATTCAAGCATGCAATCATATGGAGTTCTACAACAAATATGGAACCAAAGGGAT GTCCAGTTGGGAGCTGCCTGACCTGCGCGATGGCAAGATTCAGGCCATCAGTGACTCGGACGGTGTCAACTACCCTTGGTATGGCAACACCACTGAGACCTGCACCGTGGTGGGTCCTACCAAGAAGGATACCAGGTTCACCGTCAGCATGAATGACAATTTCTACCCCAGTGTGACATGGGGCGTGCCAGTGTCGGACAGCAACATACCCCAGCTCAGCAGCATTCGCCGTGACCAAAGCTTTACTACCTGGCTTGTGGCCATCAACCAGGCTACGGCCGAGACGCTGGTGCTGCAGACCATCCGCTGGAGGATGCAGCTTCATATCGAGGTGGACCCAGACAGGCCCTTGGGCCAGAGGGCCACCCTAAAGGAACCTGTGGCCCAGGAGCAGCCCCATGTCCTTGTCAAGAATGAGTCCATCCCCCCCAACGCCATGGTCAAGCCTAACGCCAACGACGCTCAGGTGCTAATGTGGCGGCCAAAGAGCGGTGATCCCATTGTGGTGATCCCGCCAAAGTACTGA
- the LOC124466280 gene encoding inactive phospholipid phosphatase 7 gives MPSNQNSRARTRDRNNVLSRPEFISLNQPLRGVNCDSRGTSRRPCQAKHQVSQSSEHSQEPTDNANKDRKEPAKLPEEDCMLLNPSFKGIAINSLLAIDICLSKRMGVCAYTSSSWGSVRSMVTLLALTGHGITWIFGTIVCLTRSNTLAGQEVLVNLLLALILDIMTVAGVQKLVKRKGPREMNPGFMDYVAMDVYSFPAAHASRAAMVSKFLLSHLVLAMPLRILLILWAFLVGLSRVLLGKHHLTDIACGFALGLLHFSLVETVWLSSTACQTLISIGTLSWSPFY, from the exons ATGCCGTCAAATCAGAATTCCAGAGCCAGGACGCGGGATCGGAACAACGTCCTGAGCAGACCCGAATTTATATCCCTCAACCAACCCCTGCGAGGTGTCAACTGTGACAGCCGGGGCACGTCAAGGAGACCTTGTCAAGCCAAGCATCAAGTAAGCCAGTCAAGTGAGCATTCGCAAGAACCTACCGACAATGCCAACAAGGATCGGAAAGAGCCCGCAAAACTTCCAGAGGAAGACTGTATGCTGCTGAACCCTTCGTTCAAGGGGATAGCAATTAATTCTCTCCTCGCCATTGACATTTGTCTGTCCAAGCGCATGGGGGTCTGCGCTTACACGTCGTCGTCTTGGGGGAGCGTCCGTTCCATGGTCACCCTGCTCGCGCTTACTGGGCATGGCATCACGTGGATCTTTGGCACTATCGTGTGTCTAACTAGGAGTAATACGCTGGCTGGACAAGAAGTCTTGGTCAATCTACTGCTTG CCCTAATACTGGATATCATGACTGTGGCCGGGGTCCAGAAACTGGTCAAGCGTAAAGGACCACGGGAGATGAATCCGGGTTTCATGGACTATGTCGCCATGGATGTCTACTCCTTCCCTGCAGCCCATGCCAGCCGAGCAGCCATGGTGTCTAAGTTCCTTCTGTCGCACCTGGTTCTGGCCATGCCCCTTCGCATCCTATTGATCCTCTGGGCTTTCCTAGTTGGCCTATCCCGGGTACTACTGGGGAAGCATCACCTGACTGACATAGCCTGTGGCTTTGCACTGGGCCTGCTACACTTCAGTCTGGTGGAAACGGTGTGGCTGTCCTCCACTGCCTGTCAGACGCTCATCTCTATAGGCACACTGAGCTGGAGCCCCTTTTACTAA